In one window of Dermochelys coriacea isolate rDerCor1 chromosome 3, rDerCor1.pri.v4, whole genome shotgun sequence DNA:
- the PCARE gene encoding photoreceptor cilium actin regulator has protein sequence MGCTPSHSEIANHVAKTGTNPLNKPKGILPVDPGDEAFSIPLLVKGSTCYDIDKFPQRGSLGKDHQLEKEEKTSELIKNVNFHLSSEDLSLCKIHEEEKKIERTATEAEIAMSELIESQKHIAEDIQIKKQSSCKSEATAFTWDDKNESNAKQTPKKRKKQKSHKTVKQGHLCKLKEKSTPPVCKAEKKVDFPDQLVKAHQNAYAYLNPNLSKYEAILCMANQATQTQLLLQQMVSFLVFRFDEINQLLEEIANDGEELLKEVGGNLAWPAGKGDPKEQPDLLQQLLQYTVNKMQLLNGTVASLTSSALQETWSYLQSAASNLEEKLKAKQGFDERLLRAIKLLEASAVVSSQAQADDRTLYSEDSGIGADNESVKEFNSLDKLGRQTSCDSCAHDHPSQKHTRIPGEHLCNGTLLSVTTRSHDCALERHFKDIFYPSVHSKGTTSSLGATPESVSTRLQCSNVTKSPSFNSLQSDATQEGENFKDCESIDSPSANEEEESTPEEDDNDNISLSEMGKDTLPRRPMSSPAVTDKTRRPSVKTIENPETEEMILKMKDAISEKIRFVPAKCGRKEWTEDEGGKAALTARPSTASGSRKTSVKQRRSRSEESLRSRAEDPTLLELQRTQKDLNKRLETFYKLNGNKETDGKQEILKPRAAAYLQDTEHVTPRSSTNKLKASLSKNFSILPNQDKVPLHKSEQNAVSHPDERRGKKPIKATASTQDLSYRKENEPPGIEKLNSGGYAPRKSVKKLIETFSPSEGLVKPTHLRTLGPIKCIRKFGLPVIPPTIPLQRALAPLIHKPRVSPIGDITLPNTSASHCNFPTVFPPVAELSKSDTNEETDEDLENLPPPPPEMLMDSSFDLSESEESTIMEENSSDIARKPAKTELHATKRMHISPKIKASLHSIDLLPSKNINSPNVTAGKVLRNTGVDSKFRKYSLELNPTNMFIHSQEGKLASQRDHEMKEAADLYKQSHKIIPLQNPSGVSTQNRNCSERKEPGTNLASVQNQNQIYPDSLGRNEKSLAFVRRLSPTRTPPSSLPTEKRLSSPPAYPRHNMQTFNHIQPSFLPSHRQPSPPANPRVSSPPMQKKLPSSPNQRKLPSPPVGRKQSPPALRKLSSPPAQRREASPPPFCTTPSPPASPLRSHKVRQNSLDSGDEQQLPPPKIANNARSIFCPATPSLFEAKPPSPPSNCTTEVAGQPEVSAFVQKNSVLLRQCGDQQRRMAMSAANPQPFIKRSFSDRRPGVYLRLPAPVSAGSEPLLNQASCSMEDSPRKESDSWNSTCFSEFKGSSRSASHPELYIVGQGLQSE, from the exons ATGGGCTGTACACCTTCCCACAGTGAGATTGCTAACCATGTTGCAAAAACCGGAACTAATCCTTTGAATAAACCCAAAGGTATCCTGCCTGTTGATCCTGGAGATGAAGCATTCTCAATTCCATTGCTGGTCAAAGGCTCCACTTGTTATGATATTGACAAGTTCCCTCAGAGAGGGTCTCTGGGGAAAGATCACCAgctggaaaaggaggagaaaacatCAGAGCTGATCAAAAATGTTAACTTCCATTTGTCATCTGAGGATCTCTCTCTTTGCAAGATtcatgaggaagagaagaaaattgaGAGGACAGCCACAGAGGCTGAAATAGCCATGTCTGAACTGATTGAGTCTCAAAAACATATAGCAGAAGACATACAGATCAAAAAGCAAAGTTCCTGCAAATCAGAGGCAACAGCTTTCACTTGGGATGACAAGAACGAAAGCAATGCAAAGCAAACcccaaagaaaaggaagaagcaaAAAAGCCATAAAACAGTGAAACAGGGTCATCTTTGCAAACTCAAAGAAAAATCCACCCCACCTGTATGCAAGGCTGAGAAAAAGGTGGATTTCCCAGATCAGCTTGTTAAGGCTCATCAAAATGCTTATGCCTACCTAAATCCCAACCTCTCCAAATATGAAGCTATCCTATGTATGGCCAATCAGGCTACCCAAACTCAGCTGCTTTTACAGCAGATGGTGAGCTTTCTAGTGTTCCGCTTTGATGAAATCAACCAGCTCTTGGAAGAAATTGCCAATGATGGGGAAGAGCTCCTCAAAGAGGTGGGAGGAAATCTGGCTTGGCCAGCTGGAAAAGGGGATCCAAAAGAGCAGCCAGACCTGTTGCAGCAGTTACTGCAGTATACAGTCaacaaaatgcagctgctaaaTGGAACAGTGGCTTCCCTTACCTCCAGTGCCCTGCAGGAGACATGGAGCTACTTACAGTCTGCGGCCAGCAACTTGGAAGAAAAACTGAAAGCAAAACAAGGCTTTGATGAACGCCTGCTAAGGGCAATAAAATTGCTTGAAGCCTCTGCTGTGGTCTCCTCTCAGGCCCAGGCTGATGATAGGACTTTGTATTCAGAAGACAGTGGCATTGGTGCAGACAATGAATCTGTCAAAGAGTTCAATTCCCTTGATAAACTTGGAAGGCAAACAAGCTGCGATTCTTGTGCACATGATCATCCATCTCAGAAACACACTAGAATACCAGGAGAACATCTATGTAACGGCACATTGTTGTCTGTTACAACTAGATCCCATGACTGTGCACTTGAAAGGCATTTTAAGGATATATTTTACCCATCTGTACACAGCAAAGGAACAACTTCTTCCCTGGGAGCAACACCAGAAAGTGTTTCTACCAGGCTCCAATGTTCAAATGTGACCAAAAGTCCTTCTTTTAATTCCCTCCAGTCTGATGCCACCCAGGAAGGTGAAAATTTCAAAGACTGTGAATCAATAGATTCTCCTTCTGCaaatgaagaggaagagagtACACCAGAGGAGGATGACAATGATAATATAAGTCTATCAGAAATGGGGAAGGATACCCTGCCTAGAAGGCCAATGTCTTCACCTGCAGTAACAGATAAAACAAGGAGGCCATCCGTCAAAACGATAGAAAATCCAGAGACTGAAGAGATGATACTGAAGATGAAAGATGCAATCAGTGAAAAAATCAGGTTTGTCCCAGCTAAATGTGGACGAAAGGAGTGGACAGAAGATGAAGGTGGAAAAGCAGCCCTAACAGCAAGACCCAGTACAGCAAGTGGTAGCCGGAAAACCTCAGTTAAACAAAGAAGGTCCAGGTCAGAGGAATCTCTCAGGAGCCGTGCAGAAGACCCAACCCTTTTAGAACTTCAAAGGACTCAAAAGGATCTCAACAAAAGATTAGAAACATTTTATAAGCTTAATGGGAACAAAGAAACAGATGGCAAGCAGGAGATCCTGAAGCCAAGAGCAGCAGCTTACTTGCAGGACACTGAACATGTTACACCCAGATCGTCTACCAACAAACTGAAGGCATCCCTCTCTAAAAACTTCAGCATATTGCCTAATCAGGATAAGGTCCCTTTACATAAGTCCGAGCAAAACGCTGTCAGTCATCCAgatgagagaaggggaaagaagcCTATAAAAGCCACTGCATCCACACAGGATTTATCGTACAGGAAAGAAAATGAGCCACCTGGGATAGAGAAATTGAATAGTGGTGGCTATGCCCCTCGGAAATCTGtcaagaaacttattgaaacttTTAGTCCTTCCGAAGGCCTTGTGAAACCTACACATTTAAGAACTTTAGGACCAATAAAATGCATCAGAAAGTTTGGACTTCCAGTGATTCCTCCCACCATTCCCCTTCAGAGGGCACTGGCACCTTTAATTCACAAGCCTCGTGTTTCACCAATAGGAGACATAACCCTTCCAAACACAAGTGCATCCCACTGTAACTTTCCAACTGTCTTTCCACCTGTTGCAGAATTAAGCAAAAGTGACACAAACGAAGAAACGGATGAAGACTTGGAAAAcctgccaccaccacctcctgaaATGTTAATGGACAGTTCTTTTGACTTATCTGAGTCTGAAGAAAGTACAATAATGGAAGAGAACTCTTCAGACATTGCCAGAAAGCCTGCCAAAACAGAGCTTCATGCTACAAAGAGAATGCACATTTCTCCAAAGATAAAAGCCTCTCTACATTCCATTGACTTATTACCAAGTAAAAATATCAACAGCCCCAACGTGACTGCTGGTAAAGTACTCAGAAACACTGGGGTAGACTCCAAATTTAGAAAATATTCATTGGAGCTAAATCCTACCAACATGTTCATCCACAGCCAAGAGGGTAAATTAGCATCCCAAAGGGACCATGAAATGAAAGAGGCTGCAGATCTGTATAAGCAATCGCATAAAATAATACCTCTTCAAAATCCCAGTGGAGTTTCAACACAGAACAGAAACTGCTCAGAACGTAAAGAGCCTGGCACAAATTTAGCATCAGtgcaaaaccaaaatcaaatTTATCCTGATTCACTCGGGAGAAATGAGAAAAGTCTAGCTTTTGTCAGAAGACTCTCCCCAACAAGAACACCCCCTTCTTCTCTACCCACCGAGAAACGACTCTCAAGTCCACCTGCATATCCCAGACACAACATGCAGACTTTTAACCATATACAACCAAGCTTTCTTCCTTCTCACAGGCAACCTAGTCCCCCAGCTAACCCCAGAGTATCAAGCCCTCCAATGCAAAAGAAGCTGCCTTCTTCACCAAACCAACGAAAACTGCCTAGCCCTCCAGTGGGGCGCAAACAAAGCCCACCAGCTCTGAGAAAGTTGTCAAGCCCACCTGCTCAGCGCAGAGAGGCAAGTCCACCTCCATTCTGCACCACCCCTTCTCCACCAGCCTCTCCATTGCGGTCCCACAAAGTACGACAAAACAGTTTGGATTCTGGTGATGAGCAACAGCTTCCTCCACCAAAGATTGCCAATAATGCACGTTCAATATTTTGCCCAGCAACTCCTTCTTTATTTGAAGCCAAGCCTCCATCACCACCTAGCAACTGCACTACAGAGGTCGCAGGACAGCCTGAAGTTTCAGCTTTTGTCCAGAAAAACAGTGTGCTGCTCAGGCAATGTGGGGATCAGCAGAGGAGGATGGCTATGAGTGCTGCCAACCCTCAGCCTTTCATAAAGAGAAGTTTCTCTGACCGCAGACCAGGAGTTTACCTTCGACTTCCAGCTCCTGTCTCAGCTGGCAGTGAACCTCTACTTAACCAAGCAAG CTGCAGCATGGAGGACAGCCCTAGAAAGGAGAGTGATTCCTGGAACAGCACATGCTTCTCTGAGTTCAAGGGATCCAGCAGGTCTGCTTCTCATCCTGAACTCTACATTGTGGGCCAGGGGCTCCAAAGCGAGTGA